In Isoptericola jiangsuensis, the following proteins share a genomic window:
- a CDS encoding glutathione peroxidase, with amino-acid sequence MDFYDIEFDRMDGTKATLADHRDDVVMIVNVASRCGLTPQYETLEKLQQLYGERGFTVVGFPSNQFLQELSTDEKIAEFCSTTYGVSFPVVSKVKVNGKKAHPLYAELTKTRDATGYDGRIRWNFEKFLVLPGGEVRRYSPRTVPDDAEIIRTIEENLPR; translated from the coding sequence ATGGACTTCTACGACATCGAGTTCGACCGCATGGACGGCACGAAGGCCACCCTCGCGGACCACCGCGACGACGTGGTCATGATCGTCAACGTGGCGTCCCGCTGCGGCCTCACCCCGCAGTACGAGACCCTGGAGAAGCTGCAGCAGCTGTACGGCGAGCGCGGGTTCACCGTCGTCGGGTTCCCCTCCAACCAGTTCCTGCAGGAGCTGTCCACCGACGAGAAGATCGCCGAGTTCTGCTCCACCACGTACGGCGTCAGCTTCCCCGTGGTGTCCAAGGTGAAGGTCAACGGCAAGAAGGCGCACCCGCTCTACGCCGAGCTCACCAAGACCCGCGACGCGACCGGGTACGACGGCCGCATCCGCTGGAACTTCGAGAAGTTCCTCGTCCTGCCGGGCGGCGAGGTCCGCCGCTACTCGCCGCGCACCGTCCCCGACGACGCCGAGATCATCCGGACGATCGAGGAGAACCTGCCGCGCTGA
- a CDS encoding cytochrome c biogenesis CcdA family protein yields MPDDGALALALGAGVVAAVNPCGFALLPAYLAMLVRPDDGRATAVGRALRSAALLTAGFTAVFAVFGIVVAPVAGAVQQYLPVFTVVLGVLLAAAGTWVLAGRELPGLRLRRTGSGRPLTDRPWSVVGFGASYALASLGCTIAPFLAVVVTSFRAGSVGQGVVLFVAYAVGMGLLVATAAVAVALAGSSAVARARRAGGALARVGGAVLLLAGAYVAWYGVWELRVLHAGAGTDPVVEAAAAVQRTVSTAVAGLGWAGLLGVLAVLLAVGGALWWRRRRAATPLTGGDDAAG; encoded by the coding sequence CGCCCTCGCGCTCGCCCTCGGCGCCGGCGTGGTCGCCGCGGTCAACCCGTGCGGCTTCGCCCTGCTGCCCGCCTACCTGGCGATGCTGGTGCGACCCGACGACGGCCGCGCCACCGCCGTGGGTCGCGCCCTGCGGTCCGCGGCCCTGCTCACCGCGGGCTTCACCGCGGTGTTCGCCGTGTTCGGGATCGTCGTCGCACCCGTCGCCGGGGCCGTGCAGCAGTACCTGCCCGTGTTCACCGTCGTGCTCGGTGTCCTGCTCGCCGCCGCCGGCACCTGGGTGCTCGCCGGGCGCGAGCTGCCCGGCCTGCGGCTGCGCCGCACCGGGTCCGGGCGCCCGTTGACGGACCGGCCGTGGTCCGTCGTCGGGTTCGGTGCGTCGTACGCGCTCGCGTCGCTCGGGTGCACCATCGCGCCGTTCCTCGCCGTCGTCGTCACGTCGTTCCGCGCCGGGTCGGTCGGCCAGGGCGTCGTGCTCTTCGTCGCGTACGCCGTCGGCATGGGACTGCTCGTCGCGACCGCCGCCGTCGCCGTCGCGCTCGCCGGGTCGTCGGCCGTGGCCCGCGCCCGTCGCGCCGGGGGCGCCCTCGCCCGGGTCGGGGGCGCCGTCCTGCTGCTCGCCGGCGCGTACGTCGCCTGGTACGGGGTGTGGGAGCTGCGCGTGCTGCACGCCGGCGCCGGGACCGACCCCGTCGTCGAGGCCGCCGCCGCCGTGCAGCGCACGGTCTCGACCGCCGTCGCCGGACTCGGCTGGGCCGGCCTCCTCGGGGTCCTCGCCGTCCTGCTCGCCGTCGGCGGCGCACTGTGGTGGCGCCGCCGACGCGCCGCCACCCCCTTGACCGGTGGCGACGATGCCGCAGGATGA